The DNA region AAGAAAATTTTCTCTTCAACCAATAAATCAAATCAAAGAATGCAAGAAGTTTTTAAAGCAAATGGATTCATACAAAGTGGTTTTATTGAAAATTTAGATGAAGGAGACCCAGAGATAATATACTTTAAATCTAAATAAGTTCTTGTTGAACTAACGGGTGCATATCTACAAAAAGCAGCAGATATGCTTTTCACTAATGTGGCAAGTTTGTTTTGCTAATCTAAGAATAAGGGAGCATTTGGTAAAAACCTAAATTGTTAAGGAAGAGGAAAAAATTGAAATGTTCTAAATGCAATAAAGAAAATAATAGCTACTTAACAAAATGTAAATATTGCGGCAATAGATTTTTACCTTTAGAAACAAATAGAACAGAATTGAAGTATTGTGAATGTGGTTGTCCAGTTCCATTAACAAAGGGAAAAGGATATTGTGTAAATTGTAAAGAAGAAGTATCTAGTTTTGAACTTTTGAATTAGTATGAGAGGTTTTCTTATGTTCTTTAACACTATGGAACAAGAGTTGAAGTAGTTTTTCTATTCTCATTAAGCTAAAGTGAGCAGTAGTGAAAAGGCAGCGGAGCATCCGTTGTGGTTTCGCTTTTTTCGTGCCCAAGTAAACTTTGAATAACATCAATGGGAGCTCCGTTGTTCAATAGGTATGTGGCGTAGTTGTTGTGGATGGATTTCTTTGTTGATCGCTGCACGACTTGATATTCGTTTTATGATGTACCTTATCTGTGCAATACTCATTTTGTGTGGCTGCCTTTCGGTAACAAAAATAGCTGGGTCTTTATCCTGGCGAAGGTCTAAGTATCGTTTGAGCCAGATTTCACACCGTATATTAAAATAGACCTCCCTTTCTTTATCTCCCTTTCCAAGGACAACATCAGAACGATTTGACCAATTAATACAATTCTTTTCAAGAGAAACAATTTCACCTATTCTACAACCTGTTTAAAACATAAATTCGAATAATGCTTTTTCCATTGGAGTAAAACAGGCTTCCCTCAAATGTTCAATTTCTTTTTCCGTTAGGAATTTTGGAATCCGTATTCCTTGTTTAGATTCTTTGATTTTCACAGCTGTATTTTTGGGTATATTACCTTCCTCGTGTGACTAACGAAATATCGATTTAATGAATCGAATTCGATGAGATAAACTTGATGGCTATAGGTGTTCACTGGATTTTGCTAAGTATTCCTTCAACTGTTCAGTCGTCACAGATTCAATATTCACATCATTAATGTGTTGGATAAGTAGCTTAGATTGGAGCCTATACGCTTTTAATGTCTGAGGAGAGAATCCTTCAATCCTTTTATCGGATTCATAAAGTTCCTAGGCTTTTGATAATAACAAAATAATTCCTCCTTATCGGTTATTTTAGAGGAATTATTGCCTTGATTATGGAAATGAAAAAGTTAGGTATTGAACTATCTGGCAGGTTAGTGAAATAAAGCAATCCTTGTTATTTTGTTATAATGGAAATAAAATCTTAACTATTATTAGGAGATAAAATGTTTGCGAAAATTAAGGTTTGGGCTAGGAATTTAAAACGACAGATATTTATTCTTTATTTTGCTTGTAAGGATTCAAGAGTACCTTGGTACGCTAAAGTATTTACGGCTTCTGTGGTCGCTTATGCGTTCAGTCCGATTGACCTCATACCAGATTTTATACCCATTCTTGGCTTTTTAGATGATGTAATTATCCTTCCGTTAGGGATAATGTTTGCATTGAAGATGATTCCGAAAGATGTATTATCTGACTGTGAAACTAAGGCAGAAGAAATGATGAAAAACGGTAAGCCGAAGAATTGGATAGTAGGTTCAATAATAGTATTGATTTGGGGTTTAATTACAATATGGGCTATTATAAAAATTTATAGCTTCTTCAGCTAACGATGGGCGATAGTTTAAGATCACCAGCTGCTTCGGCGGCTTTTTTTCTTGTTCCACTAACGGGCAGTAATTTTGAAGTAGCTTGGCAATCAGCTTTAGCCATAACTGATACCACAGTTATAATTTTAAATGAGATAGATGTATTTGATTGTAGTGATTTTAATATTATTGTACGCTCAACCCTAAATCAACAAGTGTCCTTTTACTTATTAAATATTAACCAAAAAGGATCATCTAGTACAGCTGGATAAAAAACATGGGAATAGTTAACAATTATCCTAAAAGGACGTGTCCTAGAGGGGATAAGGTTGGTCGTTAAAAGAGCAAATATCACAGTAGATCCAGAAGTATTCGATGAGTTTTATAAATACGCAGCTAAAAAGGGAATTAAGTTTTCGACCTGGGTACAAGTTTAAACGGAAGAATTCGTTGAGGAAGAAAGGCTGATGGAATAATTACGCAAAAAGCGCTCATAAATTTGAGTGCCTTTTTCTTTGTGGAAATAAAAATTAACTTTTCTCCACATTACAGTGATACTTGTCCAAACATAAAAGTTTCTTAAGAATAATTTAAAGTATTCCAGGGTAAAGGGGGGAATTAAACAATGAGTCGAAAAAGTGATCGTTCCAGAAATAATCGTAGCGAAGATGTACGTAGTGACGTTGATGTAGATGTTGATTTTGATTCTAGAAACAGAAATGAAGCAGAAAATGATACTGATGTTAGACTAAAAGATCAAAACAAAAATATGGCAAGAGCAACTCTTAATAATAGTGGAAATTCAAGAATCGATATTGACATTAAAGTTGATAGTGAATCTCGTGTTAAAGTACGTTCAAGATCTGAAGCTGATTCTGATCAGGAGCAAGAACAAGAACAAGAACAGGAAAATGAGCGTAGAAGACGTAGTTAGTTAATAGCCTTAAATAGGGGTACTGATTCTAGGGATACTAGCCTCTGGTACCCCCTTTGTTTTGGAGAATTATTTAGCCTCGTTTTTTTGAATAGCTATTTACGTCGTACTTGTATTTACTACTCTCCATAAATGTTTACAAATGTTGATTTAGCAACGTTTATGGATAAGTTGAACACATGGAAGAAAATGCGACGTAAGCAAAGTGTGAAAAATCAGGGTAAATTCACACTGTTTTATCACGCTAACAGGTGCAAGAGTTGAAGATCTGGGCTGTCGTTGAGGCAGCTTTTTCTTATTCTGCTCTAACGGTCAGTTAAGTTGAACAAGATTTATATTCCATTCAAAGAATATTTAATTATAAATCCTGCAAGATAAAACGGGAATTTCGTGAATAAACTATTTGCAAAAAATTAAATGCTTAAGTCATCTAATTTTACAACAGCAGATCTATTGGCAGGGTATAGAATCTTATCATCTAAAGATGGCATAGTGATAAACTATAAAGAAGGTATTGGTAGTATAAAAATTTCGCCGAGAGATAAATCTATATTCATATCTGAATTTTAAAAAAGGATTCCAAATGTGAAGACCAGAGATTGATTAATATTAAAACGCCGAACTTCATTGTTCAGCGTTTTTTCTAATTTTAAATATCAACATTAAACTTTAACAGAGCCAATAAATTAAAAAGAAAATAGAAGCGTCGGTTGACACTTCTATACACTAAAGAAGTAGTGTGTTTTGTTCTGTGATTCTTTTACAAGGTTAGTACCCGCTCATGAAACTTGCGCCAACAATAATTAAAAGAATGAATAGAACCACGATTAGTACGAAGTTCATTCTAGATCCACCACCATATCCGCCATCGTATGACATAATGTATCACCACCTCTTTATAGAATCTATATAATATATGGAATGATGGTAAATCTGAAATGGACAAACATGGAATTTTGAATATATAGATCAATCACTTTTTAGTTGTGATTTTGGTATAACAATTACGGAATTACGTCAGCTTTCGAACCAATAGTGCAATAAATTCGAGGGGCATATTCAAGTAACGGGTAGCGAGAGTTAAACAAAGGGGTGCTGCGGCAGCTCTTTTTCTTGTTCCACTAACTGGTCAGGTTAATTGAAGAAATGGTGGGTAGAATATTTTATTTTTGGGAGATGGCTTTTGATGTTAAAAGATGTTTGTAATTGCAAATTTACCAATTCATTTAAACTAGAGGCGGATTTTGTGGCTGACCCAATTTGGTGCAACGCATGTGGCTGGAATCTCGATATTGATGACTTTCCGTTGACAGATAATCTTAAAAATGCCTTATATCAATGGACTGAACAATGTAAGAAAATCCCAATTAATGAACATAATGCAATCGGGCAAAATCTTACTGAAAAGGTGAAAGAAGAAATAGGCTCAGAATATAGAATCATATTTATACCTGACAAGTAACAACCCTCAAATGGGCGAGGGTTTTACTCACGGGCAGGGTAAAATGAAATACTAACGGGTGCGTTAGCACAACAACTAAAAATCAATTTTTGAAGTTCTTTTAAATTTTTCAATCTTCAGCAATCGTGCGCTTTAGTTAAACAAGACCATCATTTCGATGGTCTATTTTTACGTCCAAAACTAGAAGTAGATTTCGGCGATCCAGTGTGAAATGTTACACTTAAACGCAGCAGGTTAGTGGATATGTGAATGATCGTCCACCTCTGTCTGTAAACCAATTTACATCCATTTGGGGAATTTAAAGGGCAAAACACCCTTAACGGAAATCAGGGAACAGTTTCAGTATTTAATATTCAAGATGATGGTAGTTTAGTAAGATTGCAGGTTGCCGCCTGGACTAACTATCCATACTATGGGTCGCAAGGCTTAGCTGTTCTTTGATTCTAATGGATACACCATACTGTTCGAACTAGAAATCTTGCTTGCAATTATGTTGTCTCATAATAAAAGCCACCAGTATGGGGCAGCCTTGTTCCATTTGTTTTTCATCATTGATTTTAATTTTCCGCTAATACCCTATTACACTTGTCCATTACGAAATTTATGTCAATACATATAATGTCGTATGGCGATAAGTAAATGGGGGTGAAAAAATGTCAATTGAACATTTTCATGGGCTGTGTCACAGACATATGGGTAGGGCTGTTGAAATCAGAACCCATGACGGGAGAATTCATAGGGGAATCATTCATCGAGTTTCCAACAACAGAGTTTATCTTCAACCAATTGGACGACCTAGAAATCTAGGCGGTTTTGGTTATGGAGGCTGGGGCTGGGGTTGGGGCGCTGGAATTGCACTAGGTTTTATTGCGTCATTAGCTGTAATTTCTCTATTCTTTTGGTAGTTCATAAAATGATGTTGTAAGATTTATAAAGTGTTAAAGCATAAAAGCGCAAGAACCTCGATCAGCTAGGCGTTGGAGCTAGATTCCGATAAACTACATTCAAAGTGATCAACAAAGGATCATTTGATCGTTACTTGATTCAATAAAAAACGGACGAGAATTGTTTTTCGTCTGTTTTTTTCCTTATTATCAGTCTTTCACTTTATTTGAGCAATATGGTCTGTTTTGATATTAAGTAGATCCTTACTTGTTTTGTTAGTTGCTTCAATATAATTCATAACCAAGTAATGCCCAACACAGTACCCTAACATTTTCGGATAGAAACGTGATCCATACAATATGCTTTGATGTTTAAGGTCATTTTTTGGAACATCTTTATTTGGGAGCACTAAATTTTTCCACATTTTCTTTAGCTCTTCATTGGAATAATACGATGTCCAAGTAGCTAAGAATTCTTCACCCAATCTTTCACTTACTGCATTTTCAGCTAATCCTTCTAAAATGATTGTGTCCAGCAATACGTAATCCTCTTCGTTTTTTTGAAACTTGGATAATCGGCAAACATGGTTATACTCATGTGTAAACAATGCCCTTATTTCCTTTTCCATGTTATCCTCTGAAATAAATAAAAGTAGTTTATCCTTGAAGGCCAAACCTGATTTTCCGTTAAAGCCCTGTTTTAATTTAAGGTTGTTTTTATCTGATGGAAAAATAAAAATAGGGATATTTGGTCCTTCCCACGCTTTTTGAAGTCGTAGACTTTCTTCTTGGACAATTTCCCACACCTTATTTTTTTGTAATTCTTTCACTACCTCGTTTCCGTTCCCAAAAGGATGATACATTCCATGTAGAGTTAAGTAATCGTAGATTTCGGAAGCATGAGCACCCTCAAAGTGAACTGTTAACTTTTCACATATTTCAATTGGTTTATGATACGAATCGTGCAACCACTTATCTGTTCTAATAACGCCCATATAACCCCCCCTTACGACGCATTTTGTTTAAAAATACATTATGCACTTATCACATAAAGGTTCCTATTCCCCCCTAATAGACCTTTAAAAGTTCATTTGTGTTTATTAATATATCGTGAACAAATTTATCCCATTTTCATAAAATAATGTACAATTTCTAAAAAGGATGTGACTGAATTTGAATTACACTTATCTTGATTGTTTAGCAATATTTGGAGTTGGAGGTGCCCATCCTGGAGGCCTTCAACTAACAAAAGAGCTCTTATCAAGGGAAAAAATAGATGAAACAAAGTCGATTCTTGATGCTGGGTGTGGAACAGGGCAAACCTCTGCATATATTGCAGAACAGTACCAATGTAATGTTACTTCCTTAGATTGTAATAAAATCATGTTGGATAAGGCTAGTCAAAGATTTTCATCCTTACATTTACCAATTGAAGTTAAGCAAGGGAGCACTGAACATCTTCCTTTCGATGAGGATTTATTTGATATTATTCTTTCAGAATCAGTAATATCCTTTACAGATGTCTCCTTAACAATTCCTGAATTTAAAAGAGTATTAAAGCCAAATGGTGTTTTGCTTGCTATTGAAATGGTACTTGAAAAATCACTTTCTGAAGATGAATTGAAATCTATCGTTAATTTTTATGGAGTTTCTCGATTACTAACTGAAAATGAATGGTATAACTTATTCAAAAGAGCCGGTATTAAACAAGTTAGTGTAGAGAAGTTTAAACTTGAGTTGGATGAAAATGATGTGCAAAATGTTACGGATTTTTCACTTTCGGAGAATATTGATGATAAATTCTTTGAAATTTTTGAAAAGCACTTGCACTTCACAACAGTTTATAAGGATATACTAGGTTTTCGACTATTCAGATGTTGTATTTGAACTGTTCAAATCATACATTTCCTTGCTCTTTTCGAGGCTTTATTTGAGATTAGCTATTTGGGGGTTCAACAAGGTGTAATGCCATTTTCTTATTCAACGGTATGAGTTTGTGAAGAATTGTACTTAAAGTAACGAGTGCTTTAATTGAATAAATAGTATAAAAAACGCTAAGAGTTTTCGCTCTAAGTTTTTTTTATGCCAATTCTAATGTTATTTACAATGTTAAATCTGTTGCTAATTCTGTTTCGATTTTGCCTTCTAAATGCGTTTTTGTACTTCAAAACCGAACTACTTAAATTCACTTGTGGTAGTCTTTTTCCCGAGATCCTATACGGGGGAAAGACAATTCGTGAATAAGTTGCAACTTTTCTAATCAACATAAGAAGTATACAAATTAGAAGAAGGTGTATTATGGCGAAAAATTGTTATTGGTCATTCACTATCATTTCTTTAAGCATGGTATTTTTACTAATGTCTTCCTGTAGTCAATCACAAAGAAAAGAGGAAGAATACAAGACCAATAAAACTCCCCGAGAGGTTTTAGGTTTCTATACAGAACAGGAAGGAACATTACCAAGGTCTCAACCTACAGTTAACTCACAATTCACTAATTTAAGCATCATTGCACCCTTTTGGTATAAGCTTGATGATAAACGACCAGGCAATCTTATAGATTCAGTTACAGTAGATCATAAAAGAAAGGTTATTCAGAGTGCTCATGAAAAACACATAAAGGTATATATGGTTGTACATAATCTCTTTTATGAAACCGAGGAGAAGGGAAAGCAGGTAGCGAGTAATATACTCCATAACGATAAAAACCGCAATGTTTTCATTCAGAACTTACGGAATGAAATGAATCAGTTTAAATATGACGGTATTAATATTGACATGGAAAATTTGTATTTGAATGACCGAGATCCCTTTAGTCTGCTGATAAAAAAATTGTCTGACGCTTTGCATCTAGATGGAAAAGTGGTTACAGTTTCGGTCCCGGCAAACACAGGTGATTCCCGTGCTAATCCCTGGTCTCCGTGGTTTGATTACGAAAAGCTTGGTTTATTTTCAGATAGCTTAATGATTATGACATACGATGAGCACAACCCAAGAACAACACCCGGGTCAACAGCATCAGTCAATTGGACAGAAGCAACGATTCGTTATGCTTTGAAGCATGGAGTACCACCATCAAAAATTTTACTCGGTGTCGCTAGTTATGGATGGGACTGGGATACAACAGCAAATGAAACTTTGTATAGCTCCCATGCAATGTTAATGGGTCAGATAACAAAATATAAAGCTAAAGTTATATGGGACTCTCGTTCGCAAACACCTCATTTCAGTTACGTAGATAAAAAACATCATAGCCACCAGGCTTGGTTTGAGAATAGCCACAGTCTGCGGTTTAAGCTAAACCTTGTAGAAAAATATAACTTACGGGGAATCGGAATTTGGCGACTTGGCTTAGAAGACCCAATGTACTGGACGACCATACCCGAGAAAATAAAAGTAAAAAAGTGATGGAAATGGTCTACCAAGAAACAAGGAATGCTTCAGATGAAAGTGACAAGTTTGAATTTGAACTAACGGGGGCACGATACGAAGAACCAGCTGCCAAAAATTCTTGGTGGATTTTTCTTATTCAGATAATGGGTGAGGCTTCGTCAATAAATAGATAATGAACGTCCTGTGACATTACTCTCCTTAAAGATCTGAACTGTTTTACTCTAAATCTAAAATGCTCTGTTATATTTTTCTTGTCCTTGGACAAACTTATTTAGTCAGATTTAATTCAAGGAGGAATCAAATATGGCAAACGATATCAAACAGAAAATGGACCCGCAATATTGTATGAGTTGGGTAGAGAAACATAGCAACCCAATCCCTAATTGGTCAGCCGTTTCAAAGGTATCTCTTGATTGGGTAAATGAACATACATCAACTGGTTCGCCCATTAACGGATTCGAACTTCAGTAACAAGGAGAGACACACTCTCCTCTTTTTTATGCCTTAAGGTTTTTATATTCCTGCTTCAAATATAGCTCTAAAAAGTTTTTATTTAAAGTAAAGTGTGTACTTTATTAACAAGGTTCAACGACTTTTGTTATTCTGCTAAAGGGGAGATTAGCGACATAAGCTCCCTGTAACTTTCATTACCTTTTCTTGCTCGATTTTTAAGGGAGATTTAGAAGTATTCTACTTAAAGTAAGAGGGCGTATGTTCAATAAGGGAATCGCATATTGTACCATTTTTTTGAGATGAACTAGTGTTTATGGATAAGAAAAAGACCATCTAGTAAGGATGGTCTTTATACGCGTTTTGTTCCAACATATCTTGGATGCCAATATGGGTTGTTTGTGCTTGTAATCATGACTCCTTTTGATGAAGAAGCCATAATCATTTTACCATTCCCGATATACATGGCAACATGTGTTGGGCTACTTGCCTTGGTTGGAGCATAAAACATTAAATCACCTGGTTGAATATAATTATAGATACGATATCCGTTACCGTAGAACATTTGGGCGGCTGTGCGATTTAGTGTTTTTCCAGCCCTTGCGTAGGAATACTTAATAAATCCTGAACAATCAAAACCACTTGGTGACATCCCACCCCATTGATAAGGTACTCCAATATTAGACTTCGCAACCGAAACTGCTTTTGTATGATAATAAGCTGCTTCCGCTTTATCACCCATGTTAGCAAACAAAGAGCTGAAAGAAACTATAATGATAAAAGCTACGACGAATTTCTTAAGCATGTTTGTTACCTCCTAGTGTGATTTGGTAGTTTAAATATACTAGAAAGGTGTAACAGTGATATCACAGCAAAATTACAAATTCATTAAAAATTATTTTGATATAATTTTATGTTTGTTACTATTGTTAAATAAGAATATCAACATCATACATTAACAGTGCCAACAAAAAATCAAATGATTTTGGCAAAAAATAAGACCCTTCGATTTATGAAAATCAAGGGTCTTACCTAATATTTAAAAATAATCTAATTATGGGTCTTTTCAAGAGCTAGTTTTATACCAAAACCTATCAGTATAGTACCTGTGATTCCTTCAACAATATTTTGTGTTTTAGGTTTTTTCATAAAAGCACTAATCTGATTAATTAAATAGACATAAAGTAAAAACCATACGGCAGTCAATACAGTATAAGTGATACCCATTATTAGAAACGGGAAAAAGGTATTGCTTCCAGAGTCAACGAATTGAGGCAAAAAGGTTAAGAAAAAGACAGCAACTTTGGGATTTAGTATATTTGTAAGGAAACCTTGTTTAAAACAAGACGTGTTTACAAACTGGCTTTTTGTGTTCATCTCAAGGCTTGCTGCTTCTTCCTTATTCTTCAAAGACCATAATGTCTTAACACCCAGATAAATTAAGTAGACAGCACCCACGTATTTGAAGACTGAAAATAAGTACGCTGATTTCACAATGATGGCTGAAAGTCCTAAAACGGCAGCAGAAGTATGGATAAGAAGGGCACAACAGGTACCTAAAGCAGTTTTAAGACCACCGATTCGCCCAACGGTGACAGTATTTTTTGTAGCAATTGCAGTGTCGGGACCAGGTAATATTATTAGAAAAATACACATAAGAACAAACAGATAAAAGTTTTCCATTTTATTAACACCTTTCTGATAATGAAAAGTTCTGAATATGTAATTCTTACATTGTATTATATATAAATCGTGTTATTAATTGAATATAAACCTTATTATTTTGATGTACTTGTTGAACTAACGGGACGATGCTTCTATAACGAAGGATCGCTTTTCTTATTCAAGTAACGGGGAAGTTTAGGTTAACAAGAGAGCGGCAAATCCATTGCTCTTTTATGTTGCATTTGACCCATTATACGCAAACTTTAGAGGGCTGAAAAACAGAA from Neobacillus sp. FSL H8-0543 includes:
- a CDS encoding YjcZ family sporulation protein — encoded protein: MSYDGGYGGGSRMNFVLIVVLFILLIIVGASFMSGY
- a CDS encoding LysE family translocator, with product MENFYLFVLMCIFLIILPGPDTAIATKNTVTVGRIGGLKTALGTCCALLIHTSAAVLGLSAIIVKSAYLFSVFKYVGAVYLIYLGVKTLWSLKNKEEAASLEMNTKSQFVNTSCFKQGFLTNILNPKVAVFFLTFLPQFVDSGSNTFFPFLIMGITYTVLTAVWFLLYVYLINQISAFMKKPKTQNIVEGITGTILIGFGIKLALEKTHN
- a CDS encoding glycosyl hydrolase family 18 protein yields the protein MAKNCYWSFTIISLSMVFLLMSSCSQSQRKEEEYKTNKTPREVLGFYTEQEGTLPRSQPTVNSQFTNLSIIAPFWYKLDDKRPGNLIDSVTVDHKRKVIQSAHEKHIKVYMVVHNLFYETEEKGKQVASNILHNDKNRNVFIQNLRNEMNQFKYDGINIDMENLYLNDRDPFSLLIKKLSDALHLDGKVVTVSVPANTGDSRANPWSPWFDYEKLGLFSDSLMIMTYDEHNPRTTPGSTASVNWTEATIRYALKHGVPPSKILLGVASYGWDWDTTANETLYSSHAMLMGQITKYKAKVIWDSRSQTPHFSYVDKKHHSHQAWFENSHSLRFKLNLVEKYNLRGIGIWRLGLEDPMYWTTIPEKIKVKK
- a CDS encoding YkvA family protein, whose product is MFAKIKVWARNLKRQIFILYFACKDSRVPWYAKVFTASVVAYAFSPIDLIPDFIPILGFLDDVIILPLGIMFALKMIPKDVLSDCETKAEEMMKNGKPKNWIVGSIIVLIWGLITIWAIIKIYSFFS
- a CDS encoding C40 family peptidase, yielding MLKKFVVAFIIIVSFSSLFANMGDKAEAAYYHTKAVSVAKSNIGVPYQWGGMSPSGFDCSGFIKYSYARAGKTLNRTAAQMFYGNGYRIYNYIQPGDLMFYAPTKASSPTHVAMYIGNGKMIMASSSKGVMITSTNNPYWHPRYVGTKRV
- a CDS encoding class I SAM-dependent methyltransferase, which gives rise to MNYTYLDCLAIFGVGGAHPGGLQLTKELLSREKIDETKSILDAGCGTGQTSAYIAEQYQCNVTSLDCNKIMLDKASQRFSSLHLPIEVKQGSTEHLPFDEDLFDIILSESVISFTDVSLTIPEFKRVLKPNGVLLAIEMVLEKSLSEDELKSIVNFYGVSRLLTENEWYNLFKRAGIKQVSVEKFKLELDENDVQNVTDFSLSENIDDKFFEIFEKHLHFTTVYKDILGFRLFRCCI
- a CDS encoding DUF2268 domain-containing protein, which produces MGVIRTDKWLHDSYHKPIEICEKLTVHFEGAHASEIYDYLTLHGMYHPFGNGNEVVKELQKNKVWEIVQEESLRLQKAWEGPNIPIFIFPSDKNNLKLKQGFNGKSGLAFKDKLLLFISEDNMEKEIRALFTHEYNHVCRLSKFQKNEEDYVLLDTIILEGLAENAVSERLGEEFLATWTSYYSNEELKKMWKNLVLPNKDVPKNDLKHQSILYGSRFYPKMLGYCVGHYLVMNYIEATNKTSKDLLNIKTDHIAQIK